The genomic segment TCTCACATCTTGCTATTTAATTAATCGGATGCCCTTAACTTCCATGCAGAATCAAATTCCTTATTCAGTAGTGTATCCTCAGTCACCTCTATAATCTCTTCCCCTCCGTGTCTTTGGGAGCACATGTTTTGTTCATAACTTAACCCCTGGGAAAGATAAATTAGCTCCTTGTGCTCTCAAATGTGTCTTTCTTGGTTATTCCCGGGTTCAAAAAGGGTATCGTTGCTACTCACTTGATCTTTGTCGGTACCTTATGTCAGCTTATGTCACGTTCTTTGAGTCTCAACCTTACTTTACATCTTCTTCTGATCATTTTGACATATCTAAGGGCTTATCTATACTGACTTTTGAGGAATCTACTGTTACTTGTACATCTCCATTCACAGCGTCACCCGTCTTACCTATGCtgatttttgaagaatctaCAGTTAGTTCTACATCTCTACCCACAGTGCCACCACTCTTGACTTATCATCGTCGTCCACGTCCAGCATCTAGCCCAGATGATTCATGTCCTGCACCAGACCCTGCTCCTACTGCGGACTTGTCTTCTTCTGATCAACTGATTGCACTTCAAAAAGGCATATGGTCCCCTCGTAGTACTAGCCCCCATTGTACCATTTTAAGTTATCATCGTCTGTTAGCACCCCATTATGCCTTTGTATCATATTTGTCCTCTGTTTCCAATCCTTAAGTCTACAGGTGAAGCACTTTCTCATCCAGGGTGGCGACAGGCTATGATTGACGAGATGTCTGCTTTACTCGCAAGTGGTACTTGGGAGCTTGTTCATCTTCCTTCAGGTAAATCTACTGTTGGTTGTCGTTGGGGTTATGCAGTCAAAGTTGGTCCGAATGGCCAAGTTAATCGGCTTAAGGCTCGCCTTATTGCAAAGGGATATACGCGGATATTTGGGCTTGATTGCAGTGATACTTTCTCTCCCGTGGCCAAAATAGCATCTGTCCGTCTTTTTCTATCCATGGCTGTTGTCACCCATTGGCTTCTTTATCAGTTAGACATTAAGAATGCTTTTTCTCCATGGTGATCTTGAGGAGGAAGTTTATATGGAGCAACCACCTGGTTTTGTTGCTCAGGGGGAGTCTAATCTGGTGTGTCGATTGTGTCGATCACTTTATGGTCTGAAAGAGTCTCCTCGAACCTGGTTTGGTAAATTCAGCACAGTAATCCAAGAGTTTGGCATGACTCGCAGTGAAGCACATCACTTTTTGTTTTATCGACATTTTGCTTTAGATCTGTGTATTTATTTGGTGGTTTATGTTGACGATATCGTTATAACTAGCAATGATCAAGATGGTATCACAAATTTAAAGCAACATCTCATTCAGCAATTCCAGACTGAAGTATTTTCTAGGTATTGAGGTTGCCCAATTCAGGTTAGGTATTATCATTTCACAACGCAAGTATGCTTTAGACATTCTTGAGGAGACAGGAATGATGGGATGTAGACCTAGTGACACTCTTATAGATCCGAATGCTAAACTCTTGCCAGGATAGGGGGAGCCACTCAGTGCTCCTTGAAGATATAGGCGGCTGGTTGGTAAGTTGAATTATCTCACAGTGACTAGACCTGGCATTTCTTTTCCTGTGAGGGTTGTAAGTCAGTTTATGGATTCTCCCTGTGATAGTCATTGGGATGCAGTTGTCCGCATTCTGTGATATATAAAGTCGAACTCCTGGCAAAGGACTACTCTTCGAGGATCGAGGCCATGAGCAGATCATTGGATATACCGATGCTGATTGGGCAGGATCACCTTCTGATAGACGTTCTATATTTGGATATTGTGTTTTAGTAGGAGGTAATGTGGTATCCTGGAAGAGTAAGAAACAGAGTGTGGTTTCTCGATCTAGTGCAGAATCAGAATATCGAGCAATGGATGTAGGAACTTGTGAGCTAGTTTGGATTAAGCAGTTGCTCcgagaattaaaatttggattTTCAGTCAGATGGAACTTGTGTGTGATAACAAAGCAACCCTTCATATCGCATCAAATCCGGTATTTCATGAGAGGACTAAGCACATTGAGATCGACTATCACTTTTTCAGAGAAAAGATACTCTCCCGAGATATTGTTACAAATTTGTAAAGTCAAGAGATATCTAATCAAGAtattttcaccaagtccctcacggGTCCTCGTATTAGTTACATCTGTAACAAGCTGGGTACATATGACTTGTATGCACcagcttgagggggagtgttaGAATATGAATAGGAATAGGATTTGTATATAGTATCCTACATGGAAAAGGATTGGGATATAGTGCCTATAAATAGGAATTGATGTAATGTTGTAGATACACAATTCAATAATCTTTTCTCTCATAATTTCTCACAGATATGTCTTCTAAAATTGATGTTCCATCCTTGGGGTGTCCACATCTCTGCTATAGTCCTTTGCTGGCTGAGAACTATGTTGAAGCTATCCGGGAAAGCCAATTCCAATCTGCCCACTTCGTGCCAATTGTCCTTCCAAAAGCTAGTTCTGCTCCCATCAAACACTTTGATCCTGGAATTATCCCTCAACTCGCTCCACAGTGCTCCAATGGATCTTCATAGGCTAACCCCATATGGTGTAGTGACCTCCTTAAGTCATCCATTTGTCTTCCTGTTCATACTTTGCTTCGATAATATTCACCCATAGGAGTTGTCATAAAAATATATTCCCCCATAGGAGTTGACTCTCATTTGGTGTACTTCCACGGCCATTTCATTCCAAGAGCTCTACTCTGAATCTTCAAGTTCTTGATCCCTAGACCTCCAAATTTCTTGCCAAAAGTGAGTGCTTTCGACTTAACCAAGTGGTAACCTTTACTTTCTTTGCTACTGGACAATTTGAAAAGAGACTATTTCAAAAGGCTCTAGTCATTCTTCACCCTTCTGATAAGTGATGCCAAAGAACGAAAGTACAGAAAACATCAGCTTTAGACATACAAGTGCAGTGGGGAGcatgtataaaaaaatataagtttcTCTCCTTAGGCTTAAGAAGGTTCTAAATGGACGCTTCTGTAAAAGGCAAATAAATATAGATACTGCTTTGATTGCAAATGAGGAACAAGAAACGTTGCAACTTCGAATGGGATTCAAATGCATGCAATCAACCTTAGTGCCAAACTATTGATCAGAAAAGGCGGAAGATGAGGAAGAAGTAGGAACAATGATGGAAGGGGAAAATAAAGTCATGCATGGGGAGAACAATGCGAAGATCCAAATCACTGGCAGTAGTAGAAGATACTCCAGTGAAAATCCAGGTACAAAGAGAGAAGTCTGAAGCAACTGGGTTCATCGGAATGTGATGAAGATGAGTAAGAAATTTAGGATTCATTTTCAAGGTTGCGAATGGGATGCTTTATCTCTCTTTATGAAGATTGAGAAATGAAGACATGAGAATATTACCTCAAAGAATTTTATTtctcaaaagaagaaagggaataGGGTGGACTGTAGAGCGCTAGTGCTATGATTAAACCTAGGGGGCATGAAGAGGTACAGGGGTTGATATGCAACATTAGATATAAGAATTTAGAACCAAGGAATAGGGGAAGCTTATAAAATCAGGTGATCAATGAAGACATTATTTCAGGGAATGTGAGGGGATtgattagaaattaaaaaagggaTATTGTAAAATTGTTGTTGGGGAAATAGAAGGCAGATGTGGTGGTTCTACAAGAGACAAAGTTGGAATAAGATGTGAGCTGCTCTATAAGACATATGGGGGAGCAGATGGGTAGATTATATGCGTCTAGAGGCAAATGGTGGTAGATGGGGTATAGTGATCATGTGGGACAAAAGAGGATACAAGGGAGACTTAATCAATACAGTTAACTACAGTATCTCATGCCAAATGACTTATTTGAATCAGAACCTCATATGGTGTATCATGTTAGTATATGGTCATAACTgcagagagaaaaaaatattattagtgggAACTGGCCGCTACTAGGGGAGATTGTAAGGGCCCTTGGGTTGTCTGGGGATTTAACATGACAAGGTTCACAAATGAAAGAAGTAACAATTCTAATCTCACTACAGCTGTGAAGGACTAGCAAGAAATCATAGGATCTCCATCTGTTTGGTGGCTCATATACATGGAACAGAGGGAATAATCAGAACGAGGCTTCCAAGACTGACaggatcctttttttttcttttttttttttaaataatgggATGAGCGTTTCAAACACATCAGACCATCTACACTTGCAAGAGTTGTATCTAATCACAGTCCTGTTTTGTTACAGTGTGGGGAAGGGgttgtaaataaattttatttcaaatttgaaaggTGATAGTTACTGATAGAAGGTTTTAAGGAGAAGGTGAAGGAATGGTGTGGGCATTCAGCGTGACTAGCAGACCAGATTTTATCCTAGCTACAACTGAAAATGTTGAAGGGGAAGTTAAAGGGTGGAATCTGGCAAATTTGGGCAgcttggaaagaaagaagagtggTATCCTAGATAGGATAGCTCAACTAGACAAGGTACAGGAACTGAGGGTTCTTTAGCTCAAAAGGGGAACTTTAGAAATGGAAGTAGAAGAAATTGCAATACATGATGGAGGTAGCCTGGAGACAGAGGTCCAGAATCCTTTGGTTGAAGCAgataagaacataaaattctttCATAGGATGCTAATGCATGCACAATCACATTGATGAAATGCTGGTAGATGGGGCAGAGATAACAGATCCTGAAGCTACTAAGGGGGAAATAATTACCTTTTACTAGAAGTTAtacatagagagagagagagagagatacgGAGACCACAGTTTAATTTGGAGAATTCTGTATATTTCTGAGGAGAAATAGGGGTAGTTACCAAGTAATTTTGAGGAACAGGAGGTTCTTGAATGCATTAATATGCGTGAGGCGGAAAAGGCTCCAAGGCCTGATAGGTTCTCTATGGGTTTCTTCATGCTTGCTGGGAGGTGGTGAAGAGAGATTATGGAAACCATTCAAAATTTCCATTTGCAAGAGTATTTTGTGAAAAGTTTCAATGCTACAAATGTAGTTCTGATTCCCAAGAAGAGGGGGCCTAAAGAGTTAAAGGATTTCAAACCCGTAAGTTTAATTGTCAATGTTGATAAGATTATCTCCTAGATTTTGGCTGAAAGGTTGAAGAAAATGGTGGATAAACCGGTAAGCAAGCAACAAATGACCTTTACCAAGGGAAGAGAAATAGTGGATGCAGTTCTAATTGCTAATGTGTGTGTTGATTCAAGAATGAAGGGTCAGGAACTAGGATTACTATGCAAGCCGGATATACAGAAAGCATATGAGCATGTAAATTGAGATTTTCTCATTAATATCCTGAGGTACATTGGTTTTGGGAACAAATGGATAACTATGGTGTGTATGTTGTCTATCAAAATGACATGTATGTTCTGGTTTACTTATGCACTTGGGTCTCCCTAAGACACCTGGGATGTTTTAGAAGGTAATGAACTCTGTACCTGTACTTCACATTAGAACATTAACTGACAATGATATCATGTTGTATAGCAAATGCTTAATTAGGACACAGGTTAGAATCAGAAGGAAAGTTTATGTAGATTATGTAGTGTTATTCTTGTGTTGTACTAGTAGTGTGATTATAAGttgctattttttcttttcaacatAAGTTTCTGCTTTCTTAAGTTTGTTCTTATTTGCAATTCTTTAGAACTTCCTGGTTTGAGCTCGAAGCATTGCAATACCGATCAAGGAGGTCTATTACAAAAGGAGATTAAAGGTAAAGAAGTCCAATTTAGACCATGCCATTGATGGAAGAAAGTTTGGAAGAGGCTAGTGAAGAAGTTCAAAGAACAACTTGTTCCGGAATTGAACTATGAAGAATATCTCAAGAAAGGATAAAGACTTGGAGATGTTATCGCATCCCTAGCTAGAACCGTCGCATTCCAAGCTCTAAAGCTTAGTTCTTAAAGGCCtaatgttttgtatattttgaagGCACAATGCTTTGTAGTAGTGTCTAATTGGCTTATGACCTAAACACTGGTATAAATAGCTAAATCTCTTTTAAATTAGGTGACTTGGATGAATGTTGATGCTGATCTGCTATTGCTGATGGTTCAAAGATTACCCTGGTTGTGTAGCCTAAGAATTTTTTTGTACCTTATCAAAAAGTAATTTATATAAATTCTTCTGTGTACAACTAATAATAATGTAAATATCTGATTTGTATTGTAATTATATTACTAGTTATAAAATGAAAtcgtttcattttgtttttactgtttttatctttttaatacTCCTTGTATCTTTCATTTAAGTaaatactttaaataacccAAATGTATGAACTGGCTCAAGGGCCTGTAGTTTATGGCTGTTTTCGTTGTCCTAGAAAAGTATTTAAATTCAATGCATTTAGGACATATACTAGTGTCTTTCACCATGGCACAAAGTGGTGGCCAAATTTGCTAgcttttcttttaataaaaagtGAAACACGAAAATTTAGGTCGGAGAAAAGTGGATGCTCTTTTATTGTTTGCCAAGTTTGACGGTAGAGGTAGCAAAATTAActcatgaaattatgatttGTTTAAGTTTTAGTTCGAGAGTTATTGATTCACACATTTATTGGTTAAGTTCATTTTAATTTGTCCAATTCAGTTTATCTAAAAATTGGATCAATATGTAGTGTAAATTGATTCATAAGAAACCGTGttagaatatttttaatatttttttatatgttatatagtcataggatcatagtgaaaaaaaattatgaggtgcttaaaaaattacttaaaaaaaaacaagaaaggaaTTAAAACTTAGTAAGTATGGGCAATTGAGTTATAACCTGCTTTTTAGCTCAACTTATttcaatctttcacttggattAATGATATTTATTAATTCAATCTATTTTGACTCGTTCATATTTAATCTAACCTGCCCATTTGATACCTATCGTTTATTCGACTTTAAAGATATTCAGAATTTCATATCTGATGATACTTTTTTAGTTAGTAACAGGAATGGAGACAATTATTCCATCTATTTTGATATTGAAAATCAGATTTTTGAAATTGACAATGatcattcttttatgagtgagTTGGAAAGTTCTTTTTATAGTTATCGAAACTCGAGTTATCTGAATAATGAATTTAGTGGCAAAAATCCCTATTATAATTCTATACAGAAAAAAGTATTTGGTTATTCAGGCAAAATCAGGATCAATTAGGATAGAAATAAAGCATTGCGTCGAACTCTTCTTTGGTGTCAAGGCTGTAGCTATGAATAGTCATCTACTTCCGGGAAAAAGTAGAAGAATGGGACGATCCAGAAGGGGATTGATTAGAAAATTATGATAACTCATTGATTCATCTGGTATCTAAATATATGATTCGTTTCTAAATTTACTAGATCGAAAATTTATAACACTAAAAAAAGTATAGATCCAATGTGACAAGTGGGGAATGTTGGGGTGaactagaaaaatttgggtagAGCCGGATCTAGGTGTTGGCTACGCAAGTGTCCTGTAGTAAGAGTAGTAGTTATGAGGGTTGTTTCCCTCTCGACGATGAAGCTTATATCCTATCATCTCACTATCCGACCTAGAATTTTGGTTCCTTCTAGAATTTATTCTACTTTATAATGTATCTAAAATAAAAGTGTGGATTATACCAAGCAAATTACTTCTTTTAATTTGAATACAAATGAAAATCTTAGTCAAGACAAAaacattaataaaaataaaaaatcaaataaaaaaataaagaatcgAATTCAAGAAGCAAAAGAAACCCGCAAGTCAAGGAGAAAGAAAGCATGGATGAGATATAGAAAACAAAGTAAATATGGGTCCTGTTCTTTCAAACTACCAAAACGATCTTGAAAAAGATTACGCGAAATCAGACACAAAAAAggctgaaaagaaaaaacaatacAAAAACAACACGGAAGCAGACCTAGATTTGTTCTTGAAACGAGAGAGTGCAAATAAAAAAGACTTAACACATAGATAAACACTTTAATTTGACCTCAATTGGAAAGTAAAGACATCAATTTTGAGAATGCACATCTAGACATCTCAACTCGATTTAAGACTTTAAGTTAGCCTGGTAAACTCCCCAATTTTAAAAATGCATATAGACATGGCTAAATTAAGGTTTTCTTAATGTGCATTATTAAATTATGGTGTGTACGGGCTAATTTAAATCAAGTTGAGTGTCTTGatatgaattatcaaagttaagATGTTTACTTACAAGTGGAAGTCAAGTTATGATGTCTATCTACATattatgtcaaaaaaaaaatgaaaaatatgcaaTTGAGATATTTTCTCAATTCATTGACACATTTATTAAATGCCGTTGTTGTTTTAGAGCAATACGTGGCTAATTTGCAGTCCGTCAAGGCCCCCAGTTGAATACGATTAGAAAAGGTTTTTGGAAAGATTTCAGATTTCCATATAATAGTGCCACGTTGAAGGTTGTTCACCGATCTACTCTACTTTGTCATTATTACTCCCCTTTTTTATATTGCAAAATATAAGCTTTCAGATAAGGAAACTATTCCTCTCTCAATCTCAAATTTGATTCTATGTCGTGACGGTATGAAATATATATTGTCTGATCAAGTAATTGATAAGATAATTACAAGTAAAAATTATATGATATTTAAATGCATTAATACCGAAGAAATAGCTAAAACACAATGATATAACTTTATATTgtcaaaatatataaatcaatccatgtatatataaattataaatcGTTGTTTTTATAAAGTAAGATTAGTATTCTTCTACTTCTGGTTAAGATTAGTATTCTTCTACTTCTGGTTAAAGCTCACTAGAAATTCACAGTCAGCCATGACTAGATATACATGGTTTCATTGATTAGGTGATTACGGACTATTCCCTCGATCTCAAATTATAggtcgtgtttttttttttatacgttctttaaaaaaatattaattaggagaatattttaaaacattttatGATCACTTATGTCTTAAGAGATAATTTCTCTTTATTAAAGTATTTACAGTCTTCAAGAACAATTACTCCTGCgtatgaaatgaaaaaaaaaattaattttgtatttaacttttaaaatgataaataattgagataattatttttagaagTCACGATAGATAATTTAAGACGGATATAAAATATTTCATCACTACATCAAATGTGGTAAAAATTTATGTCGAAAAGTGAAAACATTAGTTTTCCGTTTCTAGGGATATCTAATGATTTTGGCTCATAGTAGACCTCATTTCTAGGATAATAAAGCTGTGAAAAAGGAGATTTGAGATCTAAGATACACCAAAACTAATCAGAGGTTGAATAGTACTTTTCTGGTCTTTAAATTAACTATTCGGAAGTTGACTAACATTGGAATCTGAGGATGAAATTGGGACAATTGTCCTATATTTGGTGGGGAAGCGACAGATTAGCAATACTAAACTCCTTTCGTAATTAAAAATACCATCAAAATTCTATTATCTTTTTTAATTATGGTAGTGTTAGAAAAAATTGTGCACATCTCAACTAATTCAATATATGTaacaaataattatatcaagcGAAACTTGgatcaagaagaaaaaacacAAATATCATTTATTGACTTTATTAAAATTTGAACCATGACTTCATAATTCATTCTTCTTGAGCTGAGGTTCTATCGAAAACAAGGGCTCTACTCGGGGGCGGAGCCAGTGTATATGTTACCAGTTCGGCCGAACTCACTTACTTTGGTTCAAACTTTATATTTGTGTTAAGTAATTGATTGAATACGTACACCTTCTTAATTTAGAGCCAGTAACTTAAAAGAACTATGTAGGATCTTCAACCCAATAACTTCAAATTCTGGCTTCGCCTCTATCTCTACCCCTCGAGGGTAGGATAAGGTCTGTGTATACCTCATCCTTCCCTGACCCTACTGTCAggttatactgggtatgttatcGTTGTTTAATCCCATAATTGATTTCAACTTTATTAATCATTAGATTACTTTATAGGGGCAAATCTACCGTATTAGGTGCGAATTCAGACTAATTCAAtaatttttacttaaaatttattgtttatattaaaaaaatttgttaaatagCATAAACATTTACGTACAAATGTAATAACTAAAATCAATTGTGGATTTCATTTAGAAtctataaatttcaaattctaaTTCTGCTGCAATTTTTAAACcctgaaattaaaataatttttatttaataattaaagGATGATATGCGTCAGTTTGTCCGTCTTCACTCATATCCCCAAAAGTTTTTGTACAAAATACTAACCCTCAAGGTGGCCAGGACAGAGAGTTAGTGTGGGACCCACTCACcagaaattattattttaattatttctgCCACAAAGACTCCTAAAAGATCATCCATTAGTTCACCGaaagaaacataaaaatcaagaagtgGGTCCACAACCAATGAAAAAAAGCCAACTGGTTGGACAGATGTCCTGTTAAATGGGACCCACTTGACTAAGAATTTAATAAAGGCAAAGTTTTGTTTAAGTACATAAAAAGTTTCCTATCTTGACACATCACACACTTTGCTTTctaatactccctctatttcaaatTATGTAAATCTATTTTTATTCAATTCGTGTCAAAATAAATAACTTCTTtcctaatttaaaaataaattcactttatgaaataatttacgctcatacaaatatttaaggcttattttaaatcataaatttcaaaaacctTCGCTCTTTCTTAGATATTATGctagtcaaatgggttcacataaattaaaattaaaatagagaTAGTATgttttctatattcttttcaataattatattcATTCCGTCCTAAAAAGATTATCTTACtttctttattaatttatatcaaaaaattaaaatatttttatatttagaaataatttaactttatgagataatttataatcacataaatatctaaaatttattttagatcacacactctaaaaaaaaattattttttaaatttcgtatCAAGGCAACCTAAGAAAATCTTTTAGACGGaggaataattattttattattattttatgagAGGAAAAGAAGGTAAAGGGATCCTAAAATGTTGgtctaaccttttttttttttttccttctttcttttaatttattaaaatttgtgTGTGTCATTAATTGCACACTGTTTTGAAACGGTAAGCAACTTCTcacttaccttccttctttttttatgattagggtatttgtttatttagatgattattgtattcattgatTTGTGTATCTAATCAACCTTGTTTTGTATAATAAATATAGAATGATTAGACTAAATAACAAATCCTTGCATGCACCTTATTGATTTGTTTGACTCTTGAAATAAGGGGTTCTTGGTTCCTAGGTAATGAAGTTTTTCTTCATAAATCAGAAGGAAAAATAAGGACTTTTTTTCAATCCAAGAAGAAGTTGGGTTgctaaaaagatttaaaaaagaaaaagaaaaaagtttgaTGTTTTGCTTGAGCACCTTGATGTTTGGTCTGCTTTGAGCTTGTAAGTTCTCTCTTTTTAATAAagtttgaatcttttttttgATCTTTATATGTTGTTGTGTCTCTGTCTTGTTTCTTAGAAGCAGTGACCACTAGACCTGATTTGTTGTTTCCAATTAATTGGGTATATATTATTGGTGATAAAAAGTGATTCTTTGTTGAAGGCTTGTTGTTAATGTGTTGTTGAATGAGTCTTTTGGATAAAGAAGGATCAAATTGGAATAGAAGAGTACAAGATGCTTAACAGGGTGTAATAATTCTAGCATATATCTCATTGGATAGTGATTCCCCTTGAAATACAAGTTTGGACTTTGGATCCATATTCTCTTATGTCATAATAGATTAAACCATTTTAGCTACCTTGTTTTCTCTTCTAAGTGACTTATTCTGGTTCTTGAAACCTTGTCTTGGCTTAAACAGTGTTAAGTTTTACTTTtagggatttgaatttggattaGTGGTAGGAGAGGAAGTAGTGATGGAAGAGATATTACCAACACTTGCTGTATCGTATAAACAGGGAAAATTGATATATGATGAATCAGTACTACCGACATGTGTGGACTTCGCTGGATATGAGCTGGTATCAGAACCAAAGAAGTGCAAGCTTCCCCCAGTGCCCGTTGCCAATGATAGAGTGCCAAGGGACAATGCTAACCTTATGACAGTTGCAGACTGCCATGAAATCAGGAAAGGAAACAGTTTTTCTTCGACAGTAGTAGCTAGTGGGAATTGTTTGATTGCTGCTGATCCAAACAACGATAGATCTACGGACAACAATTTGATTTCACCAACTGATGAGATTTTAGGAAATATGACTTGTTCTAATTCTCTAGTGGATGAAGACAAGAAGGTTGGTGTATCCCAGACTCTAAGGAAGTCTTATTCATGTGATTTGGCTAAGGAGTTGGTTAATGAGTCAGAACTTGTAAGTGATCTTGTTTCCACTGGAATGAACAGTGTGGTTACGGGTGCTGAagattataaaagaaaattatcaCCATCCCATCATGTGTTCTcgcatgagataaagataagtaGGCCAAATGCCCTTTGTTTTGATTCTGTGCCACTTTGGGGGCTCACCACGATTCAAGGAAAGAGGCCTGAGATGGAAGATACTGCTATAGCTTTACCGAGGTTTCTGAGAATCCCTTCTCAAATGTTGATGGATGCCCCGGTTTCTCATGCCCTGAGTCAAACACTTACAGCCCATTTATATGGGGTTTATGATGGACACGGAGGCTCTCAGGTGAATTTCTATCTGTTTTTATAACATTGCACTTTTATTTTGGTTCAGGAATTATTATTGCCTGCATGTTAGgagtcgtttggttgctggttagggTTATGCAAGGTTTAGTTATTCATATATTAGTTATTCCAGCTTCTAcctttataaaataatatatagattccctcataacttatacagtaTTGGAAATTGAAAAACATGAACCAAACATTGTATTAGCAATGCTATGTTTTATGTGGATAGAGAAAAAAACCAACCAAAAATTGTATACCTTATGTTAGATTCTATGTGGGTAttaattttttctcatttttgtaACCAAACAACGTACAAGGTAATGCTAGTCTTAAAACATGTATAACTCCTCTCTAACCAGCAACTAAACGACCCCTTAGAGTTCATTTGCTATGTGCTTGCGTATTTGTTTGTCAGGAATGCATACATATTAAgaccaatatttttttttttttttttcatagcaGGTTGCTAAGTATTGTCATGAGCGTCTCCACATGGCTTTAGCACAGGAGATAGATATAATGAAAAAGGATTCAAATAATGGAAGTATTAACTGGAAGGAGCAATGGTCAAAGGCTTTCTTGAATTGTTTTTGTAGAGTCGATGATGAGGTAGGAGGGTTCGGTAGTGAAACAGATGAGCCTGACCTTGCAGCTATTGCTCCTGAAGCAGTTGGATCTACAGCTGTAGTTGCTGTTGTTAGTCCAACCCACATTATTGTTGCGAATTGCGGTGATTCAAGGGCAGTCCTTTGTCGGGC from the Lycium ferocissimum isolate CSIRO_LF1 chromosome 11, AGI_CSIRO_Lferr_CH_V1, whole genome shotgun sequence genome contains:
- the LOC132037589 gene encoding protein phosphatase 2C 50-like isoform X1, with the translated sequence MEEILPTLAVSYKQGKLIYDESVLPTCVDFAGYELVSEPKKCKLPPVPVANDRVPRDNANLMTVADCHEIRKGNSFSSTVVASGNCLIAADPNNDRSTDNNLISPTDEILGNMTCSNSLVDEDKKVGVSQTLRKSYSCDLAKELVNESELVSDLVSTGMNSVVTGAEDYKRKLSPSHHVFSHEIKISRPNALCFDSVPLWGLTTIQGKRPEMEDTAIALPRFLRIPSQMLMDAPVSHALSQTLTAHLYGVYDGHGGSQQVAKYCHERLHMALAQEIDIMKKDSNNGSINWKEQWSKAFLNCFCRVDDEVGGFGSETDEPDLAAIAPEAVGSTAVVAVVSPTHIIVANCGDSRAVLCRAKLPMPLSVDHKPNREDECTRIEELGGKVINWDGHRVSGVLAVSRSIGDRYLRPYVIPDPEMMFVPRVKEDDCLILASDGLWDVLTNEEACDVARRRILLWHKKNGGTLTNERGVNVDPAAQDAAEYLTRLALQRGSRDNISVIVVDLKAQRKFKKKT
- the LOC132037589 gene encoding protein phosphatase 2C 50-like isoform X3 translates to MTVADCHEIRKGNSFSSTVVASGNCLIAADPNNDRSTDNNLISPTDEILGNMTCSNSLVDEDKKVGVSQTLRKSYSCDLAKELVNESELVSDLVSTGMNSVVTGAEDYKRKLSPSHHVFSHEIKISRPNALCFDSVPLWGLTTIQGKRPEMEDTAIALPRFLRIPSQMLMDAPVSHALSQTLTAHLYGVYDGHGGSQQVAKYCHERLHMALAQEIDIMKKDSNNGSINWKEQWSKAFLNCFCRVDDEVGGFGSETDEPDLAAIAPEAVGSTAVVAVVSPTHIIVANCGDSRAVLCRAKLPMPLSVDHKPNREDECTRIEELGGKVINWDGHRVSGVLAVSRSIGDRYLRPYVIPDPEMMFVPRVKEDDCLILASDGLWDVLTNEEACDVARRRILLWHKKNGGTLTNERGVNVDPAAQDAAEYLTRLALQRGSRDNISVIVVDLKAQRKFKKKT
- the LOC132037589 gene encoding protein phosphatase 2C 50-like isoform X2, which gives rise to MEEILPTLAVSYKQGKLIYDESVLPTCVDFAGYELVSEPKKCKLPPVPVANDRVPRDNANLMTVADCHEIRKGNSFSSTVVASGNCLIAADPNNDRSTDNNLISPTDEILGNMTCSNSLVDEDKKVGVSQTLRKSYSCDLAKELVNESELVSDLVSTGMNSVVTGAEDYKRKLSPSHHVFSHEIKISRPNALCFDSVPLWGLTTIQGKRPEMEDTAIALPRFLRIPSQMLMDAPVSHALSQTLTAHLYGVYDGHGGSQVAKYCHERLHMALAQEIDIMKKDSNNGSINWKEQWSKAFLNCFCRVDDEVGGFGSETDEPDLAAIAPEAVGSTAVVAVVSPTHIIVANCGDSRAVLCRAKLPMPLSVDHKPNREDECTRIEELGGKVINWDGHRVSGVLAVSRSIGDRYLRPYVIPDPEMMFVPRVKEDDCLILASDGLWDVLTNEEACDVARRRILLWHKKNGGTLTNERGVNVDPAAQDAAEYLTRLALQRGSRDNISVIVVDLKAQRKFKKKT